One segment of Arcanobacterium phocae DNA contains the following:
- a CDS encoding DUF3644 domain-containing protein, with the protein MCLDLQNELLDKSQELFTLAVELYNRPTIKYHAEGCAIFLCSAWELMLKAEICKRSGNKALFYSGTGRTLSLSDCLKKIFTNENDPLRKNMDKVIELRNTSTHFITMEYEIFYGPILQACVSNYAEKIEELHGRCMSDIMPENYLNLSVNRTVVDEDKVRAKYSPEIAEKLLLQYNSITQDIGEGNERYASFYQTNLIVVKNPKKADLAVRLYSESEAGLAIGKQLINPSEKYIYTYNKACHAISKRIRKSDIIFLYKGKPQDRFNSFHFKQFVDFYDMKNDLRFAFNRATRGEEPAYIYSEQVIQFVVEEIRKNPKIIDLLVNKQNKRNDPQEQGNSQ; encoded by the coding sequence ATGTGCTTAGATCTTCAAAATGAGCTTTTAGATAAATCTCAAGAATTGTTTACGCTGGCAGTAGAGCTCTATAACCGTCCCACAATCAAATATCATGCAGAAGGATGTGCGATCTTTTTATGTAGTGCGTGGGAATTAATGCTCAAGGCTGAGATATGTAAGCGGTCTGGGAATAAGGCGTTATTTTATTCGGGAACAGGCAGGACATTATCGCTTTCGGATTGCTTAAAGAAAATATTTACGAATGAGAACGATCCATTACGCAAGAATATGGATAAAGTTATTGAGCTTCGCAACACGAGCACACACTTTATTACTATGGAGTATGAAATTTTTTATGGACCGATTTTGCAAGCGTGTGTTTCTAACTATGCTGAAAAAATAGAAGAACTGCACGGGCGATGTATGAGCGACATTATGCCGGAGAATTATCTGAATTTATCGGTTAATCGCACTGTTGTAGACGAGGATAAAGTTCGAGCGAAGTATTCTCCGGAAATAGCGGAAAAACTACTCCTTCAATACAACAGTATTACCCAAGATATTGGTGAGGGGAACGAGCGCTATGCTTCTTTTTATCAAACAAACCTTATTGTCGTGAAGAATCCTAAAAAAGCCGATTTGGCCGTGCGCTTGTACTCGGAAAGTGAAGCTGGTTTGGCAATTGGTAAGCAGTTAATAAATCCATCAGAGAAGTATATTTATACGTATAACAAAGCGTGTCATGCTATTTCGAAAAGGATTCGAAAAAGTGACATCATATTTCTCTATAAAGGAAAACCGCAAGATAGATTTAACAGTTTCCATTTTAAGCAATTTGTTGACTTCTACGACATGAAGAACGACTTACGTTTTGCGTTTAATCGAGCAACGCGAGGTGAAGAACCAGCATATATTTATTCTGAACAAGTTATTCAGTTTGTGGTTGAAGAAATACGGAAGAACCCAAAAATTATAGACTTACTCGTAAATAAGCAAAATAAAAGGAACGACCCCCAGGAGCAAGGGAATTCTCAGTGA